A genomic window from Physeter macrocephalus isolate SW-GA unplaced genomic scaffold, ASM283717v5 random_3, whole genome shotgun sequence includes:
- the ATP2A1 gene encoding sarcoplasmic/endoplasmic reticulum calcium ATPase 1 isoform X3, translating to MEAAHSKTTEECLAYFGVSETTGLTPDQVKRHLEKYGHNELPAEEGKSLWELVLEQFEDLLVRILLLAACISFERNAENAIEALKEYEPEMGKVYRADRKSVQRIKARDIVPGDIVEVAVGDKVPADIRILTIKSTTLRVDQSILTGESVSVIKHTDPVPDLRAVNQDKKNMLFSGTNVAAGKAIGIVATTGVNTEIGKIRDQMAATEQDRTPLQQKLDEFGEQLSKVISIICVAVWLINIGHFSDPIHGGSWIRGAIYYFKIAVALAVAAIPEGLPAVITTCLALGTRRMAKKNAIVRSLPSVETLGCTSVICSDKTGTLTTNQMSVCKMFIIDKVDGDICLLNKFSITGSTYAPEGEVLKNDKPVRTGQYDGLVELATICALCNDSSLDFNEAKGAYEKVGEATETALTTLVEKMNVFNTELRNLSKAERANACNLVIRQLMKKEFTLEFSRDRKSMSVYCSPAKSRAAVGNKMFVKGAPEGVIDRCNYVRVGTTRVPMTGPVKEKILSVIKEWGTGRDTLRCLALATRDTPPKREEMVLDDSSRFSEYETDLTFVGVVGMLDPPRKEVTGSILLCRDAGIRVIMITGDNKGTAIAICRRIGIFEENEDVADRAYTGREFDDLPLTVQREACRRACCFARVEPSHKSKIVEYLQSYDEITAMTGDGVNDAPALKKAEIGIAMGSGTAVAKTASEMVLADDNFSTIVAAVEEGRAIYNNMKQFIRYLISSNVGEVVCIFLTAALGLPEALIPVQLLWVNLVTDGLPATALGFNPPDLDIMDRPPRSPKEPLISGWLFFRYMAIGGYVGAATVGAAAWWFLYAEDGPHVTYSQLTHYMKCTEHNPDFEGVDCEVFEAAEPMTMALSVLVTIEMCNALNSLSENQSLLRMPPWVNIWLLGSICLSMSLHFLILYVDPLPTIFKLQALDLPHWLMVFKISLPVIGLDEILKFIARNYLEDPEDERRK from the exons ATGGAGGCTGCACACTCCAAGACCACAGAAGAATGTCTGGCCTATTTTGGGGTGAGCGAAACTACAGGCCTTACCCCGGACCAAGTTAAGCGGCATCTGGAGAAATACGGCCACAATG AGCTCCCTGCCGAGGAAG ggaagtccctgtgggagTTGGTGCTAGAGCAGTTTGAAGACCTCCTGGTGCGGATCCTTCTCCTGGCCGCCTGCATTTCCTTT GAGAGGAATGCAGAGAATGCCATTGAGGCTCTGAAGGAATATGAACCCGAGATGGGGAAGGTCTACCGGGCTGACCGCAAGTCAGTGCAAAGGATCAAGGCTCGGGACATTGTCCCCGGAGACATCGTGGAGGTGGCTG TGGGGGACAAAGTCCCTGCAGATATCCGAATCCTCACCATCAAGTCCACCACCCTCCGGGTCGACCAGTCCATCCTGACAG GCGAGTCTGTCTCTGTCATCAAGCACACAGACCCTGTTCCCGACCTCCGAGCTGTCAACCAGGATAAGAAGAACATGCTTTTCTCG GGCACCAACGTTGCAGCCGGTAAGGCCATAGGCATCGTGGCCACTACTGGCGTGAACACTGAGATTGGGAAGATCCGTGACCAAATGGCCGCCACAGAGCAGGACAGGACCCCTCTGCAGCAGAAGCTGGATGAGTTTGGGGAGCAGCTCTCCAAGGTCATCTCCATCATCTGCGTGGCCGTGTGGCTCATCAACATTGGCCACTTCAGTGATCCCATCCATGGGGGCTCCTGGATCCGTGGTGCCATCTACTACTTTAAGATTGCCGTGGCCCTTGCTGTGGCTGCAATCCCAGAAG GCCTTCCTGCAGTCATCAccacctgcctggccctgggcacCCGCCGGATGGCAAAGAAGAACGCAATTGTGAGGAGCTTGCCCTCCGTGGAGACGCTGGGCTGCACCTCTGTCATCTGTTCCGACAAGACAGGCACCCTCACCACGAACCAGATGTCTGTCTGCAAG ATGTTCATCATCGACAAGGTGGACGGGGACATCTGCCTTCTGAACAAGTTCTCTATCACCGGCTCCACTTATGCTCCAGAAGGAGAGGT CTTGAAGAATGATAAGCCAGTCCGGACAGGGCAGTATGATGGGCTGGTGGAGCTAGCCACCATTTGTGCCCTCTGCAATGACTCCTCCTTGGACTTCAATGAG GCCAAAGGTGCTTATGAGAAGGTGGGCGAGGCCACCGAGACGGCACTCACCACCCTGGTGGAGAAGATGAATGTGTTCAACACTGAACTGAGAAACCTCTCAAAGGCGGAGAGGGCCAACGCCTGCAACTTG GTGATCCGCCAGCTAATGAAGAAAGAATTCACCCTGGAGTTCTCCCGGGACAGAAAGTCCATGTCTGTCTATTGCTCTCCAGCGAAATCCCGGGCTGCTGTGGGCAACAAAATGTTTGTCAAG GGCGCCCCAGAGGGGGTCATCGATCGCTGTAACTACGTGCGAGTCGGCACCACTCGGGTGCCCATGACAGGGCCGGTGAAGGAGAAGATTCTGTCGGTAATCAAGGAGTGGGGCACTGGCCGGGACACCCTGCGCTGCCTGGCCCTGGCCACCCGGGACACCCCCCCAAAGCGAGAGGAGATGGTCCTGGATGACTCTTCCAGGTTCTCGGAGTACGAG ACGGACCTGACGTTCGTTGGTGTGGTGGGCATGCTGGACCCGCCCCGCAAGGAGGTCACAGGCTCTATCCTCCTGTGCCGTGATGCTGGCATCCGAGTGATCATGATCACTGGGGACAACAAGGGCACAGCCATTGCCATCTGCCGACGAATCGGCATCTTCGAGGAGAACGAGGATGTGGCCGACCGAGCCTACACTGGCCGGGAGTTTGATGACCTGCCCCTGACCGTGCAGCGGGAGGCCTGCAGACGCGCCTGCTGCTTTGCCCGCGTGGAGCCCTCCCACAAGTCGAAGATCGTGGAGTACCTGCAGTCCTACGATGAGATCACAGCGATG ACAGGTGATGGCGTCAATGACGCCCCTGCCCTGAAGAAGGCGGAGATCGGCATTGCCATGGGATCCGGCACTGCCGTGGCCAAGACGGCCTCCGAGATGGTACTGGCCGACGACAACTTCTCCACCATCGTGGCTGCCGTGGAGGAGGGCCGCGCCATCTACAACAACATGAAGCAGTTCATCCGCTACCTCATCTCCTCCAATGTGGGAGAGGTGGTCTG CATCTTCCTGACAGCTGCCCTGGGGTTGCCTGAGGCCCTGATCCCCGTGCAGCTGCTGTGGGTGAACCTGGTGACAGATGGGCTCCCGGCCACAGCCCTGGGCTTCAACCCCCCAGACCTGGACATCATGGACCGGCCCCCCCGGAGCCCCAAGGAGCCACTCATCAGTGGCTGGCTCTTCTTCCGCTACATGGCAATTGGGG GCTACGTGGGTGCAGCCACGGTGGGAGCAGCAGCCTGGTGGTTCCTATACGCTGAGGACGGGCCTCACGTCACCTACAGCCAGCTG aCTCACTACATGAAGTGTACGGAGCACAACCCTGACTTTGAGGGAGTGGACTGCGAGGTCTTCGAGGCCGCCGAGCCCATGACCATGGCCTTGTCCGTGCTGGTTACCATCGAGATGTGCAATGCTCTCAACAG CCTGTCTGAGAACCAGTCCCTCCTGAGGATGCCGCCCTGGGTGAACATCTGGCTGCTGGGCTCCATCTGCCTCTCCATGTCCCTCCACTTCCTCATCCTCTACGTGGACCCTCTGCCG ACGATCTTCAAGCTGCAGGCCCTGGACCTGCCCCACTGGCTCATGGTCTTCAAGATTTCGTTACCGGTCATCGGGCTCGACGAAATCCTCAAGTTCATTGCTCGGAACTACCTGGAGG ATCCAGAAGATGAAAGAAGGAAGTAA
- the ATP2A1 gene encoding sarcoplasmic/endoplasmic reticulum calcium ATPase 1 isoform X1 yields MEAAHSKTTEECLAYFGVSETTGLTPDQVKRHLEKYGHNELPAEEGKSLWELVLEQFEDLLVRILLLAACISFVLAWFEEGEETITAFVEPFVILLILIANAIVGVWQERNAENAIEALKEYEPEMGKVYRADRKSVQRIKARDIVPGDIVEVAVGDKVPADIRILTIKSTTLRVDQSILTGESVSVIKHTDPVPDLRAVNQDKKNMLFSGTNVAAGKAIGIVATTGVNTEIGKIRDQMAATEQDRTPLQQKLDEFGEQLSKVISIICVAVWLINIGHFSDPIHGGSWIRGAIYYFKIAVALAVAAIPEGLPAVITTCLALGTRRMAKKNAIVRSLPSVETLGCTSVICSDKTGTLTTNQMSVCKMFIIDKVDGDICLLNKFSITGSTYAPEGEVLKNDKPVRTGQYDGLVELATICALCNDSSLDFNEAKGAYEKVGEATETALTTLVEKMNVFNTELRNLSKAERANACNLVIRQLMKKEFTLEFSRDRKSMSVYCSPAKSRAAVGNKMFVKGAPEGVIDRCNYVRVGTTRVPMTGPVKEKILSVIKEWGTGRDTLRCLALATRDTPPKREEMVLDDSSRFSEYETDLTFVGVVGMLDPPRKEVTGSILLCRDAGIRVIMITGDNKGTAIAICRRIGIFEENEDVADRAYTGREFDDLPLTVQREACRRACCFARVEPSHKSKIVEYLQSYDEITAMTGDGVNDAPALKKAEIGIAMGSGTAVAKTASEMVLADDNFSTIVAAVEEGRAIYNNMKQFIRYLISSNVGEVVCIFLTAALGLPEALIPVQLLWVNLVTDGLPATALGFNPPDLDIMDRPPRSPKEPLISGWLFFRYMAIGGYVGAATVGAAAWWFLYAEDGPHVTYSQLTHYMKCTEHNPDFEGVDCEVFEAAEPMTMALSVLVTIEMCNALNSLSENQSLLRMPPWVNIWLLGSICLSMSLHFLILYVDPLPTIFKLQALDLPHWLMVFKISLPVIGLDEILKFIARNYLEDPEDERRK; encoded by the exons ATGGAGGCTGCACACTCCAAGACCACAGAAGAATGTCTGGCCTATTTTGGGGTGAGCGAAACTACAGGCCTTACCCCGGACCAAGTTAAGCGGCATCTGGAGAAATACGGCCACAATG AGCTCCCTGCCGAGGAAG ggaagtccctgtgggagTTGGTGCTAGAGCAGTTTGAAGACCTCCTGGTGCGGATCCTTCTCCTGGCCGCCTGCATTTCCTTT GTGCTGGCCTGGTTTGAGGAAGGCGAAGAGACCATCACTGCCTTTGTTGAACCCTTTGTCATCCTCTTGATCCTCATTGCCAATGCCATCGTGGGGGTTTGGCAG GAGAGGAATGCAGAGAATGCCATTGAGGCTCTGAAGGAATATGAACCCGAGATGGGGAAGGTCTACCGGGCTGACCGCAAGTCAGTGCAAAGGATCAAGGCTCGGGACATTGTCCCCGGAGACATCGTGGAGGTGGCTG TGGGGGACAAAGTCCCTGCAGATATCCGAATCCTCACCATCAAGTCCACCACCCTCCGGGTCGACCAGTCCATCCTGACAG GCGAGTCTGTCTCTGTCATCAAGCACACAGACCCTGTTCCCGACCTCCGAGCTGTCAACCAGGATAAGAAGAACATGCTTTTCTCG GGCACCAACGTTGCAGCCGGTAAGGCCATAGGCATCGTGGCCACTACTGGCGTGAACACTGAGATTGGGAAGATCCGTGACCAAATGGCCGCCACAGAGCAGGACAGGACCCCTCTGCAGCAGAAGCTGGATGAGTTTGGGGAGCAGCTCTCCAAGGTCATCTCCATCATCTGCGTGGCCGTGTGGCTCATCAACATTGGCCACTTCAGTGATCCCATCCATGGGGGCTCCTGGATCCGTGGTGCCATCTACTACTTTAAGATTGCCGTGGCCCTTGCTGTGGCTGCAATCCCAGAAG GCCTTCCTGCAGTCATCAccacctgcctggccctgggcacCCGCCGGATGGCAAAGAAGAACGCAATTGTGAGGAGCTTGCCCTCCGTGGAGACGCTGGGCTGCACCTCTGTCATCTGTTCCGACAAGACAGGCACCCTCACCACGAACCAGATGTCTGTCTGCAAG ATGTTCATCATCGACAAGGTGGACGGGGACATCTGCCTTCTGAACAAGTTCTCTATCACCGGCTCCACTTATGCTCCAGAAGGAGAGGT CTTGAAGAATGATAAGCCAGTCCGGACAGGGCAGTATGATGGGCTGGTGGAGCTAGCCACCATTTGTGCCCTCTGCAATGACTCCTCCTTGGACTTCAATGAG GCCAAAGGTGCTTATGAGAAGGTGGGCGAGGCCACCGAGACGGCACTCACCACCCTGGTGGAGAAGATGAATGTGTTCAACACTGAACTGAGAAACCTCTCAAAGGCGGAGAGGGCCAACGCCTGCAACTTG GTGATCCGCCAGCTAATGAAGAAAGAATTCACCCTGGAGTTCTCCCGGGACAGAAAGTCCATGTCTGTCTATTGCTCTCCAGCGAAATCCCGGGCTGCTGTGGGCAACAAAATGTTTGTCAAG GGCGCCCCAGAGGGGGTCATCGATCGCTGTAACTACGTGCGAGTCGGCACCACTCGGGTGCCCATGACAGGGCCGGTGAAGGAGAAGATTCTGTCGGTAATCAAGGAGTGGGGCACTGGCCGGGACACCCTGCGCTGCCTGGCCCTGGCCACCCGGGACACCCCCCCAAAGCGAGAGGAGATGGTCCTGGATGACTCTTCCAGGTTCTCGGAGTACGAG ACGGACCTGACGTTCGTTGGTGTGGTGGGCATGCTGGACCCGCCCCGCAAGGAGGTCACAGGCTCTATCCTCCTGTGCCGTGATGCTGGCATCCGAGTGATCATGATCACTGGGGACAACAAGGGCACAGCCATTGCCATCTGCCGACGAATCGGCATCTTCGAGGAGAACGAGGATGTGGCCGACCGAGCCTACACTGGCCGGGAGTTTGATGACCTGCCCCTGACCGTGCAGCGGGAGGCCTGCAGACGCGCCTGCTGCTTTGCCCGCGTGGAGCCCTCCCACAAGTCGAAGATCGTGGAGTACCTGCAGTCCTACGATGAGATCACAGCGATG ACAGGTGATGGCGTCAATGACGCCCCTGCCCTGAAGAAGGCGGAGATCGGCATTGCCATGGGATCCGGCACTGCCGTGGCCAAGACGGCCTCCGAGATGGTACTGGCCGACGACAACTTCTCCACCATCGTGGCTGCCGTGGAGGAGGGCCGCGCCATCTACAACAACATGAAGCAGTTCATCCGCTACCTCATCTCCTCCAATGTGGGAGAGGTGGTCTG CATCTTCCTGACAGCTGCCCTGGGGTTGCCTGAGGCCCTGATCCCCGTGCAGCTGCTGTGGGTGAACCTGGTGACAGATGGGCTCCCGGCCACAGCCCTGGGCTTCAACCCCCCAGACCTGGACATCATGGACCGGCCCCCCCGGAGCCCCAAGGAGCCACTCATCAGTGGCTGGCTCTTCTTCCGCTACATGGCAATTGGGG GCTACGTGGGTGCAGCCACGGTGGGAGCAGCAGCCTGGTGGTTCCTATACGCTGAGGACGGGCCTCACGTCACCTACAGCCAGCTG aCTCACTACATGAAGTGTACGGAGCACAACCCTGACTTTGAGGGAGTGGACTGCGAGGTCTTCGAGGCCGCCGAGCCCATGACCATGGCCTTGTCCGTGCTGGTTACCATCGAGATGTGCAATGCTCTCAACAG CCTGTCTGAGAACCAGTCCCTCCTGAGGATGCCGCCCTGGGTGAACATCTGGCTGCTGGGCTCCATCTGCCTCTCCATGTCCCTCCACTTCCTCATCCTCTACGTGGACCCTCTGCCG ACGATCTTCAAGCTGCAGGCCCTGGACCTGCCCCACTGGCTCATGGTCTTCAAGATTTCGTTACCGGTCATCGGGCTCGACGAAATCCTCAAGTTCATTGCTCGGAACTACCTGGAGG ATCCAGAAGATGAAAGAAGGAAGTAA
- the ATP2A1 gene encoding sarcoplasmic/endoplasmic reticulum calcium ATPase 1 isoform X2: protein MEAAHSKTTEECLAYFGVSETTGLTPDQVKRHLEKYGHNELPAEEGKSLWELVLEQFEDLLVRILLLAACISFVLAWFEEGEETITAFVEPFVILLILIANAIVGVWQERNAENAIEALKEYEPEMGKVYRADRKSVQRIKARDIVPGDIVEVAVGDKVPADIRILTIKSTTLRVDQSILTGESVSVIKHTDPVPDLRAVNQDKKNMLFSGTNVAAGKAIGIVATTGVNTEIGKIRDQMAATEQDRTPLQQKLDEFGEQLSKVISIICVAVWLINIGHFSDPIHGGSWIRGAIYYFKIAVALAVAAIPEGLPAVITTCLALGTRRMAKKNAIVRSLPSVETLGCTSVICSDKTGTLTTNQMSVCKMFIIDKVDGDICLLNKFSITGSTYAPEGEVLKNDKPVRTGQYDGLVELATICALCNDSSLDFNEAKGAYEKVGEATETALTTLVEKMNVFNTELRNLSKAERANACNLVIRQLMKKEFTLEFSRDRKSMSVYCSPAKSRAAVGNKMFVKGAPEGVIDRCNYVRVGTTRVPMTGPVKEKILSVIKEWGTGRDTLRCLALATRDTPPKREEMVLDDSSRFSEYETDLTFVGVVGMLDPPRKEVTGSILLCRDAGIRVIMITGDNKGTAIAICRRIGIFEENEDVADRAYTGREFDDLPLTVQREACRRACCFARVEPSHKSKIVEYLQSYDEITAMTGDGVNDAPALKKAEIGIAMGSGTAVAKTASEMVLADDNFSTIVAAVEEGRAIYNNMKQFIRYLISSNVGEVVCIFLTAALGLPEALIPVQLLWVNLVTDGLPATALGFNPPDLDIMDRPPRSPKEPLISGWLFFRYMAIGGYVGAATVGAAAWWFLYAEDGPHVTYSQLTHYMKCTEHNPDFEGVDCEVFEAAEPMTMALSVLVTIEMCNALNSLSENQSLLRMPPWVNIWLLGSICLSMSLHFLILYVDPLPTIFKLQALDLPHWLMVFKISLPVIGLDEILKFIARNYLEG, encoded by the exons ATGGAGGCTGCACACTCCAAGACCACAGAAGAATGTCTGGCCTATTTTGGGGTGAGCGAAACTACAGGCCTTACCCCGGACCAAGTTAAGCGGCATCTGGAGAAATACGGCCACAATG AGCTCCCTGCCGAGGAAG ggaagtccctgtgggagTTGGTGCTAGAGCAGTTTGAAGACCTCCTGGTGCGGATCCTTCTCCTGGCCGCCTGCATTTCCTTT GTGCTGGCCTGGTTTGAGGAAGGCGAAGAGACCATCACTGCCTTTGTTGAACCCTTTGTCATCCTCTTGATCCTCATTGCCAATGCCATCGTGGGGGTTTGGCAG GAGAGGAATGCAGAGAATGCCATTGAGGCTCTGAAGGAATATGAACCCGAGATGGGGAAGGTCTACCGGGCTGACCGCAAGTCAGTGCAAAGGATCAAGGCTCGGGACATTGTCCCCGGAGACATCGTGGAGGTGGCTG TGGGGGACAAAGTCCCTGCAGATATCCGAATCCTCACCATCAAGTCCACCACCCTCCGGGTCGACCAGTCCATCCTGACAG GCGAGTCTGTCTCTGTCATCAAGCACACAGACCCTGTTCCCGACCTCCGAGCTGTCAACCAGGATAAGAAGAACATGCTTTTCTCG GGCACCAACGTTGCAGCCGGTAAGGCCATAGGCATCGTGGCCACTACTGGCGTGAACACTGAGATTGGGAAGATCCGTGACCAAATGGCCGCCACAGAGCAGGACAGGACCCCTCTGCAGCAGAAGCTGGATGAGTTTGGGGAGCAGCTCTCCAAGGTCATCTCCATCATCTGCGTGGCCGTGTGGCTCATCAACATTGGCCACTTCAGTGATCCCATCCATGGGGGCTCCTGGATCCGTGGTGCCATCTACTACTTTAAGATTGCCGTGGCCCTTGCTGTGGCTGCAATCCCAGAAG GCCTTCCTGCAGTCATCAccacctgcctggccctgggcacCCGCCGGATGGCAAAGAAGAACGCAATTGTGAGGAGCTTGCCCTCCGTGGAGACGCTGGGCTGCACCTCTGTCATCTGTTCCGACAAGACAGGCACCCTCACCACGAACCAGATGTCTGTCTGCAAG ATGTTCATCATCGACAAGGTGGACGGGGACATCTGCCTTCTGAACAAGTTCTCTATCACCGGCTCCACTTATGCTCCAGAAGGAGAGGT CTTGAAGAATGATAAGCCAGTCCGGACAGGGCAGTATGATGGGCTGGTGGAGCTAGCCACCATTTGTGCCCTCTGCAATGACTCCTCCTTGGACTTCAATGAG GCCAAAGGTGCTTATGAGAAGGTGGGCGAGGCCACCGAGACGGCACTCACCACCCTGGTGGAGAAGATGAATGTGTTCAACACTGAACTGAGAAACCTCTCAAAGGCGGAGAGGGCCAACGCCTGCAACTTG GTGATCCGCCAGCTAATGAAGAAAGAATTCACCCTGGAGTTCTCCCGGGACAGAAAGTCCATGTCTGTCTATTGCTCTCCAGCGAAATCCCGGGCTGCTGTGGGCAACAAAATGTTTGTCAAG GGCGCCCCAGAGGGGGTCATCGATCGCTGTAACTACGTGCGAGTCGGCACCACTCGGGTGCCCATGACAGGGCCGGTGAAGGAGAAGATTCTGTCGGTAATCAAGGAGTGGGGCACTGGCCGGGACACCCTGCGCTGCCTGGCCCTGGCCACCCGGGACACCCCCCCAAAGCGAGAGGAGATGGTCCTGGATGACTCTTCCAGGTTCTCGGAGTACGAG ACGGACCTGACGTTCGTTGGTGTGGTGGGCATGCTGGACCCGCCCCGCAAGGAGGTCACAGGCTCTATCCTCCTGTGCCGTGATGCTGGCATCCGAGTGATCATGATCACTGGGGACAACAAGGGCACAGCCATTGCCATCTGCCGACGAATCGGCATCTTCGAGGAGAACGAGGATGTGGCCGACCGAGCCTACACTGGCCGGGAGTTTGATGACCTGCCCCTGACCGTGCAGCGGGAGGCCTGCAGACGCGCCTGCTGCTTTGCCCGCGTGGAGCCCTCCCACAAGTCGAAGATCGTGGAGTACCTGCAGTCCTACGATGAGATCACAGCGATG ACAGGTGATGGCGTCAATGACGCCCCTGCCCTGAAGAAGGCGGAGATCGGCATTGCCATGGGATCCGGCACTGCCGTGGCCAAGACGGCCTCCGAGATGGTACTGGCCGACGACAACTTCTCCACCATCGTGGCTGCCGTGGAGGAGGGCCGCGCCATCTACAACAACATGAAGCAGTTCATCCGCTACCTCATCTCCTCCAATGTGGGAGAGGTGGTCTG CATCTTCCTGACAGCTGCCCTGGGGTTGCCTGAGGCCCTGATCCCCGTGCAGCTGCTGTGGGTGAACCTGGTGACAGATGGGCTCCCGGCCACAGCCCTGGGCTTCAACCCCCCAGACCTGGACATCATGGACCGGCCCCCCCGGAGCCCCAAGGAGCCACTCATCAGTGGCTGGCTCTTCTTCCGCTACATGGCAATTGGGG GCTACGTGGGTGCAGCCACGGTGGGAGCAGCAGCCTGGTGGTTCCTATACGCTGAGGACGGGCCTCACGTCACCTACAGCCAGCTG aCTCACTACATGAAGTGTACGGAGCACAACCCTGACTTTGAGGGAGTGGACTGCGAGGTCTTCGAGGCCGCCGAGCCCATGACCATGGCCTTGTCCGTGCTGGTTACCATCGAGATGTGCAATGCTCTCAACAG CCTGTCTGAGAACCAGTCCCTCCTGAGGATGCCGCCCTGGGTGAACATCTGGCTGCTGGGCTCCATCTGCCTCTCCATGTCCCTCCACTTCCTCATCCTCTACGTGGACCCTCTGCCG ACGATCTTCAAGCTGCAGGCCCTGGACCTGCCCCACTGGCTCATGGTCTTCAAGATTTCGTTACCGGTCATCGGGCTCGACGAAATCCTCAAGTTCATTGCTCGGAACTACCTGGAGG GATAA